Proteins from one Natrinema versiforme genomic window:
- a CDS encoding TrkA C-terminal domain-containing protein: MVLESASELLLGVYLGLLAAIFPAFIAFSIGFIFKYFTTVTIPGLGVVALGGTLAGVSGGLMGLIDPTLAGSWTGITAVLVILMASLWAHSQGDKLATATPRKLTLKALRETTLSADLAERIDSYGQVHIRPIGGISDIEGYPPLPDNLRHQVGTSSWRFPATLSLSELETKLEERLLTDYELAEASATIDKQGRAQIAAAPTAAGLSRRVPSGRRAVSIQTVLPTGVGRGDRVTVKLPDGDVTGPVVSARTTGAEVPTEPTEAEAKQTDGGDEPVTQLTPKMTTTGGEGEVTIAVPYEDGRRVIRSEFAPMTIHSRGKQREYEMIGILKRGGNRFRTVMVADGSPLAGMTVGDQQVRSNYGVTILAIRRPEGSIIAPTGSTELHAGDSLILAGKPEKLREFEEVMA; the protein is encoded by the coding sequence ATGGTTTTGGAATCGGCATCTGAACTCCTACTTGGAGTGTACCTTGGGTTGCTTGCAGCTATTTTTCCTGCCTTCATCGCATTCTCCATCGGATTCATTTTCAAATACTTCACCACTGTCACCATTCCGGGACTCGGCGTTGTCGCACTCGGCGGGACCCTGGCCGGCGTCTCCGGTGGTTTAATGGGATTGATAGACCCCACGTTAGCTGGAAGTTGGACCGGTATCACAGCGGTATTAGTCATTCTGATGGCGAGTCTCTGGGCGCATAGCCAGGGCGACAAGCTCGCCACTGCGACACCGCGGAAACTCACGTTAAAGGCGCTGCGGGAAACGACACTGTCCGCGGACCTCGCGGAGCGTATTGATTCGTACGGACAGGTCCACATTCGTCCGATCGGTGGGATATCCGATATCGAAGGGTACCCACCGCTACCGGATAATCTCCGTCATCAGGTGGGCACGAGTTCGTGGCGATTCCCCGCGACTCTCTCGCTTTCAGAGCTTGAGACAAAGCTCGAAGAACGATTGTTGACTGATTATGAACTCGCGGAAGCGTCCGCCACGATTGACAAACAGGGGCGAGCCCAGATCGCAGCCGCACCGACCGCTGCTGGCCTCTCGCGACGCGTCCCCTCTGGTCGGCGAGCTGTGTCGATTCAAACAGTGTTGCCGACCGGTGTGGGACGGGGTGATAGAGTCACAGTAAAACTCCCGGATGGTGACGTTACAGGCCCGGTTGTGAGTGCTCGGACCACTGGTGCTGAAGTTCCGACCGAACCGACGGAAGCAGAAGCGAAACAAACCGACGGGGGTGACGAACCCGTCACACAGCTCACTCCGAAGATGACGACGACAGGTGGTGAAGGAGAGGTAACGATTGCGGTCCCGTACGAGGACGGACGACGTGTTATTCGATCGGAGTTCGCGCCGATGACCATCCATTCGCGTGGAAAACAACGAGAATACGAGATGATCGGTATACTCAAGCGGGGAGGAAATCGGTTCCGAACGGTGATGGTCGCCGACGGGAGTCCTCTCGCAGGTATGACGGTCGGTGACCAGCAGGTCCGCTCGAATTACGGGGTCACGATCCTGGCGATTCGGCGGCCGGAGGGTTCGATCATCGCCCCGACAGGATCCACTGAGCTTCACGCCGGTGATTCGCTGATACTCGCCGGTAAACCAGAGAAATTACGCGAGTTCGAGGAGGTGATGGCGTGA